A portion of the Sulfurospirillum diekertiae genome contains these proteins:
- a CDS encoding OprD family outer membrane porin: MKLAKLSIVTIMVLGLSGHMYAADTLADAFKNGKVNGTLKAWYWDNDEEGNFYSKASHESILNVGIELGYVTDTLYGLRFGTTFQASSTPFATDDAKALFNKEESGQGSVLSEAYLGYKIGKTDIKVGRQYISTPLLSGNPTRFFRESFEGVSVTNMDLPQTTVFAHYVDKFQGRTSDVLNGVANTYKAPEFAKQIILAGAGPSTFEFDGAYSLGAINKSVSNLTLTAQFAQANDVRIKTAIPAGKGPYGISPTDKTDDVSFYYTEANYVLPVSNFKLNFDANYRGSRAGSDLDVAHIDGNMLGLRVGFTELYGFGAALAYTTVSNGDDMLLGLGNGPLCYTILPIRGPLVFNGYAGTDTYKLSTTYDFSKIGVNGLTTELAYVTAKQDAPSASTISTVANSNLEVDGYSVKLSYAIPALKGLTTDVTYVTFDKDYFTADVKTKSLSTDELWVNVNYKF; this comes from the coding sequence ATGAAACTCGCTAAACTTAGTATCGTTACAATTATGGTTTTGGGACTTAGTGGTCATATGTATGCGGCAGATACATTAGCAGATGCTTTTAAAAATGGTAAAGTCAATGGTACATTAAAAGCATGGTATTGGGATAATGACGAGGAGGGTAACTTTTACTCAAAGGCATCTCATGAAAGTATTTTAAATGTGGGTATTGAACTAGGTTATGTAACCGATACGTTATATGGCTTGAGATTTGGTACAACATTCCAAGCAAGTTCAACCCCCTTTGCAACAGATGATGCAAAAGCACTTTTTAATAAAGAAGAATCAGGTCAAGGCTCTGTTCTCTCAGAAGCCTATTTAGGTTATAAAATTGGCAAAACAGATATTAAAGTTGGTCGCCAATATATCTCAACACCACTTCTTTCTGGAAATCCTACCCGCTTCTTTAGAGAGTCTTTTGAAGGTGTGTCTGTTACCAATATGGATTTACCACAAACAACAGTATTCGCGCACTATGTGGATAAGTTCCAAGGTAGAACAAGCGATGTACTCAATGGTGTAGCAAACACATATAAAGCGCCTGAGTTTGCAAAACAAATTATTTTAGCGGGAGCTGGTCCATCTACATTTGAATTTGATGGTGCATATTCATTAGGTGCTATTAATAAATCTGTTTCAAATCTTACGTTAACGGCACAATTTGCACAAGCAAATGATGTTCGTATTAAAACAGCAATTCCTGCGGGCAAAGGTCCTTATGGTATTAGCCCAACCGATAAAACAGATGATGTTTCATTCTATTACACTGAAGCAAATTATGTACTGCCTGTCAGTAATTTCAAACTTAACTTTGATGCAAATTACAGAGGTTCACGTGCTGGTAGTGACCTAGATGTAGCTCATATTGATGGTAATATGCTTGGACTTCGTGTAGGATTTACTGAACTTTACGGATTTGGTGCTGCTTTAGCGTATACAACGGTAAGTAACGGTGATGATATGCTTCTAGGTCTTGGTAATGGCCCATTATGTTATACCATCCTACCGATTCGTGGACCATTGGTCTTTAATGGTTATGCTGGTACGGACACTTATAAACTTAGCACAACATATGATTTTTCAAAAATTGGTGTTAATGGACTTACAACAGAGCTTGCTTATGTTACAGCCAAACAAGATGCACCATCCGCATCAACTATTTCAACAGTTGCTAATAGTAACCTAGAGGTTGATGGCTATTCTGTAAAATTAAGCTATGCTATTCCAGCACTTAAAGGCTTAACAACAGATGTTACTTATGTCACATTTGATAAAGATTACTTTACTGCAGATGTGAAAACGAAGTCACTTTCAACGGATGAGTTGTGGGTAAACGTTAACTATAAATTTTAG
- a CDS encoding cytochrome c3 family protein, with product MSLLGVDANTSSPKINITPELKKEFPIKAHHDKLSLSCTDCHEGQGDDPKNFQLIGDKGCLSCHKTKQFLADRLKFMDPLHVNPHNSIHDGPKLYCDECHNEHKPSENMCLSCHSNDVKIWMRPTP from the coding sequence ATGTCTCTTTTAGGTGTTGATGCAAACACGTCGTCGCCAAAGATTAACATCACGCCTGAACTTAAAAAAGAGTTTCCCATTAAGGCTCATCATGACAAGTTATCGCTTAGTTGTACCGATTGTCATGAAGGTCAAGGAGATGACCCTAAAAATTTTCAATTGATTGGGGATAAAGGGTGCTTGTCCTGTCATAAAACAAAACAGTTTTTGGCAGATAGGCTAAAGTTTATGGATCCATTACATGTCAATCCACATAATTCCATTCATGATGGTCCAAAACTCTATTGTGATGAGTGTCACAATGAGCACAAGCCATCTGAAAATATGTGCTTATCTTGCCATAGTAATGATGTTAAGATTTGGATGAGGCCGACACCATGA
- a CDS encoding flavocytochrome c, with protein MSKETMSRRDALKLGVVGAGAAMLSAANAMAAAPIEKDVKFDEEYDVIVIGTGFAGLAAAAKAAERGYKVLILEKMGRIGGNSVINGGGMAVPNSTWQKKYGIQDSGELFIADCLKAGLGINHVELLETIVKRAQDALDFSIKCGAKWQDVKPAWFGGHSAPRSLVTDNMSGSGVIKPMHEFVEKLPGCKIMTRTKMDDFVMSNDGTSVVGVTARINYRFDAKLLSDDVENKTGEKKVYKAKKGVVLASGGFSMDKVYRKLQDPRLAEDMDATNHEGATAGALLKAFQIGAFPVHVSWIQQGPWASPDERGFGVAPLLTQQGLFKLGIAVDVRNGKRFMNEMADRKTRADAEYVILREAPKAYPVAIGTYNTFEEQVYPIMEKGITGGVMKKFDTIDALAANYKIPADALKETIKKYNEDAKNGTEDQFKKQSLKDVKGKEAIEMKGPFYAIRLVPKPHHTMGGLQINTKAQVISANTNKPIPGLYAAGEVTGGTHGASRLGTVAVTDCLTFGMIAGENI; from the coding sequence ATGAGTAAAGAGACGATGTCAAGAAGAGATGCCCTAAAATTAGGCGTAGTTGGCGCAGGTGCAGCAATGTTAAGTGCAGCCAATGCAATGGCTGCAGCACCGATTGAAAAAGATGTCAAGTTTGATGAAGAATACGATGTTATCGTCATTGGTACTGGCTTTGCAGGTCTTGCGGCTGCGGCTAAAGCAGCTGAACGTGGTTATAAAGTATTGATTCTTGAGAAAATGGGACGTATTGGTGGTAACTCCGTTATCAATGGTGGTGGTATGGCAGTTCCAAACAGTACATGGCAAAAAAAATACGGTATTCAAGATTCAGGTGAGCTTTTTATTGCGGATTGTCTCAAAGCAGGTCTTGGTATCAACCACGTTGAGTTACTTGAAACCATCGTGAAACGTGCGCAAGATGCATTAGATTTCTCTATTAAATGTGGTGCTAAATGGCAAGATGTTAAACCCGCATGGTTTGGTGGACACTCAGCTCCTAGATCATTGGTAACGGATAATATGAGTGGTTCTGGCGTTATTAAACCAATGCATGAATTCGTTGAAAAACTTCCTGGTTGTAAAATCATGACACGTACTAAAATGGATGATTTTGTTATGAGTAACGATGGCACTAGTGTTGTAGGTGTCACAGCTCGTATCAACTACCGTTTTGATGCAAAACTGTTAAGCGATGATGTTGAAAACAAAACAGGTGAGAAAAAAGTTTATAAAGCGAAAAAAGGTGTTGTTTTAGCCAGTGGTGGTTTTTCTATGGATAAAGTGTATAGAAAACTACAAGATCCACGCCTTGCAGAAGATATGGATGCGACTAACCATGAAGGTGCCACCGCAGGTGCATTGCTTAAAGCGTTCCAAATTGGCGCATTTCCTGTACATGTTTCGTGGATTCAACAAGGACCATGGGCAAGCCCAGATGAGAGAGGTTTTGGTGTAGCACCACTTTTGACACAACAAGGACTCTTTAAACTTGGTATTGCCGTTGATGTCAGAAATGGTAAACGCTTTATGAATGAAATGGCCGATCGTAAAACACGAGCAGACGCTGAGTATGTCATCTTAAGAGAAGCTCCAAAAGCATACCCTGTTGCTATTGGAACGTATAATACCTTTGAAGAGCAAGTTTATCCCATTATGGAAAAAGGTATAACCGGTGGCGTTATGAAAAAATTTGACACCATTGATGCACTTGCAGCCAACTACAAAATTCCAGCAGATGCACTCAAAGAGACGATCAAAAAATACAATGAAGATGCGAAAAATGGCACTGAAGATCAGTTCAAAAAACAATCTCTTAAAGATGTCAAAGGTAAAGAAGCAATTGAGATGAAAGGACCATTCTATGCGATTCGTTTGGTACCAAAACCTCACCATACCATGGGTGGTTTACAAATCAATACGAAAGCACAAGTTATTTCTGCTAACACCAACAAACCAATCCCAGGTCTTTATGCTGCGGGTGAAGTCACCGGGGGAACCCATGGCGCAAGCCGTTTAGGTACGGTTGCTGTAACCGATTGTTTGACCTTTGGTATGATCGCAGGAGAGAACATATAA
- a CDS encoding winged helix-turn-helix domain-containing protein, translating to MKVLFLEPDRALADDIDIFMNKLRLKMNMKKIQSEEKIMNEGASLLDYSLFILNLKNPTDPSIMKFIRQRGNDAPILLILDKVANPRMLQTLYYLSYDDVIIKDFSPDEIAFRIYKLCHIWNDDTFCLAKDVCFDFKNALFIYKEDKIFLGRKEALFLKYLLAKSPHIVSSDEIVCYVYHNEVISQERIRSLVRQLRAKLLPFHLIETVKGEGYRIVNTKIEEEMDSTSSAIIKFCLPLLPVFADSCLYAAL from the coding sequence GTGAAAGTACTTTTTCTTGAACCAGATCGAGCATTAGCGGATGACATCGATATATTTATGAATAAATTGCGTTTAAAAATGAATATGAAGAAAATACAATCTGAAGAAAAGATAATGAATGAAGGTGCCTCTTTATTAGATTATTCTCTTTTTATTCTCAACCTCAAAAATCCTACAGATCCTTCTATTATGAAATTTATCAGGCAGAGAGGAAATGATGCTCCTATTTTGCTCATTTTAGACAAAGTGGCTAACCCTCGTATGTTACAAACCCTTTATTACCTCTCATACGATGATGTTATTATCAAAGATTTTTCTCCTGATGAGATCGCTTTTAGGATTTACAAATTGTGTCATATTTGGAATGATGATACTTTTTGTTTAGCGAAAGATGTCTGTTTTGATTTTAAAAATGCTCTTTTTATTTATAAAGAAGATAAGATTTTTTTAGGTAGGAAAGAAGCCCTTTTCCTCAAATATTTACTAGCCAAATCCCCTCATATAGTTTCCTCTGACGAAATCGTATGTTATGTTTACCATAATGAAGTGATTAGCCAAGAGCGAATTAGATCACTTGTGCGACAATTACGCGCAAAACTTTTGCCTTTTCATCTTATTGAAACGGTTAAAGGTGAGGGATATAGAATCGTTAATACAAAAATAGAAGAAGAAATGGATAGTACAAGTAGTGCGATTATAAAATTTTGCCTACCTTTATTGCCCGTTTTTGCAGATTCTTGTTTGTATGCTGCTTTATAG
- the mmuM gene encoding homocysteine S-methyltransferase: protein MNPIQEILAKQKVLIIDGAFGTELERKGYDINDSLWSAKFLMEKPEAIGEVHKDYLEAGSDCITTASYQATFEGFMKRGMSEKEAKELIQSSIKIAQNVRDIFWNDVKKHTKRQKPLVAASVGPYGAYLADGSEFRGNYGLSVEALMDFHQKRLATLIEAKPDLLACETIPCLIEAQALCKLLEAFPTMYAWVSFSAKDGVHINSGESMRECAQFLDTQKQIIAIGINCTAPQYIESLIGEIKAVSSKPIIVYPNGGATYNALTKTWDGLSKSTSYGKMTYVWHKKGASIIGGCCQTTPFDIAQIAQWVRH, encoded by the coding sequence ATGAACCCTATTCAAGAGATATTAGCAAAGCAAAAAGTGCTCATCATTGATGGTGCCTTTGGTACGGAATTAGAGCGTAAAGGCTATGATATCAATGATTCTCTTTGGTCCGCTAAGTTTTTAATGGAAAAACCAGAGGCGATTGGCGAAGTTCATAAAGACTACCTTGAAGCGGGTTCTGACTGTATTACAACGGCAAGCTACCAAGCGACTTTTGAAGGTTTTATGAAACGGGGGATGAGTGAGAAAGAAGCAAAAGAACTCATCCAATCTTCAATAAAAATCGCTCAAAATGTTCGTGATATCTTTTGGAATGATGTCAAAAAACATACCAAAAGGCAAAAACCTCTGGTAGCGGCCTCTGTCGGTCCCTATGGTGCGTACCTTGCCGATGGCTCAGAATTTCGGGGCAATTATGGGCTCAGTGTGGAAGCACTGATGGATTTTCATCAAAAGCGCCTCGCTACCCTTATAGAAGCCAAGCCCGATCTTTTAGCGTGCGAGACCATTCCTTGTTTAATCGAAGCACAAGCACTTTGCAAACTCTTAGAGGCTTTTCCCACAATGTATGCGTGGGTGAGTTTTAGTGCTAAAGATGGAGTGCACATCAACAGTGGTGAAAGTATGCGAGAATGTGCGCAATTTCTTGATACCCAAAAGCAAATCATTGCTATTGGCATTAACTGTACAGCTCCTCAATATATCGAATCGCTTATTGGTGAAATTAAAGCGGTTTCGTCTAAACCTATCATCGTGTACCCTAATGGTGGGGCAACCTACAATGCACTCACTAAAACATGGGATGGACTCTCTAAAAGTACATCCTATGGAAAAATGACGTATGTCTGGCATAAAAAGGGTGCAAGTATCATCGGGGGATGTTGTCAAACAACGCCTTTTGATATTGCTCAAATCGCACAATGGGTAAGGCATTAA
- a CDS encoding nitrogenase component 1, producing the protein MLVLITKPKKSSCDKPKPGATSGGCAFEGAQISLFPYADAVHLVHGPDTCLGASWETRATLTSYEGENNTPLGYCTNVTTQDIIFGGDKKLADALSYIVEHKNPKAIFVYETCVTAMIGDNIDFTCKTAEELFHIPIVPVHAPGFVGSKNLGSRLAGEAVLEALVGTREPESIHPFGINLIGDYNVTGDMWQYKPLLERIGIKVISSLSGDGRIEQIQTAHTAKLNVIVCAKSLVTLCRKMQERYNIPYVSVSFYGKRDTSNAIRSIVNAFGDAELIAKAETIIAEEEAKLETRLKLYHPMFKGKKAILNTGGNKSWSIASALQDIGIEVVATCVQKATEEDVAIAGEYVPILFKAPGVDQPRLIDEHKIDILLAGGRSLYTAIKKRIAFVDVNQEKKVSYGAYGGLENLAIDVCAALSNPVFKLVGKQAPWDVA; encoded by the coding sequence AGCTGTGATAAACCGAAACCTGGAGCGACGAGCGGAGGGTGTGCGTTTGAGGGAGCGCAAATATCACTCTTTCCTTATGCGGATGCTGTGCATTTAGTGCATGGTCCCGACACTTGTCTTGGCGCTTCTTGGGAGACTCGAGCTACACTTACAAGCTATGAAGGTGAAAATAACACGCCACTGGGCTATTGCACCAATGTCACGACCCAAGACATCATTTTTGGCGGTGACAAGAAGCTCGCAGATGCTCTCTCTTACATCGTGGAGCACAAAAATCCTAAGGCGATTTTTGTCTACGAAACGTGCGTGACAGCGATGATCGGTGATAATATTGACTTTACATGTAAAACCGCAGAAGAGCTGTTTCACATTCCTATTGTTCCAGTACATGCGCCTGGTTTTGTGGGCAGTAAAAATCTAGGATCACGCCTTGCGGGCGAAGCAGTGCTTGAAGCGCTTGTCGGTACGCGTGAGCCAGAAAGCATTCATCCCTTTGGCATTAACTTGATCGGTGATTATAATGTAACGGGCGATATGTGGCAGTATAAGCCTCTTTTGGAGCGCATTGGCATCAAAGTCATCTCCTCTCTCTCGGGCGATGGCAGAATTGAGCAGATACAAACAGCTCATACGGCAAAGCTCAATGTCATTGTTTGTGCTAAGTCTTTGGTAACCTTATGCCGTAAAATGCAAGAGCGCTATAACATCCCTTATGTCAGCGTCTCCTTTTATGGAAAGCGTGACACGTCCAATGCGATTCGCTCTATTGTGAATGCATTTGGCGATGCGGAATTGATTGCGAAAGCAGAAACGATTATTGCTGAAGAAGAGGCGAAATTGGAGACGCGTTTGAAGCTGTACCATCCAATGTTCAAAGGCAAAAAAGCCATTCTCAACACGGGTGGTAACAAGTCATGGTCTATCGCTTCAGCGCTTCAAGACATCGGTATCGAAGTGGTCGCAACCTGCGTGCAAAAAGCAACGGAAGAAGATGTGGCGATTGCAGGTGAATATGTGCCTATTTTGTTTAAAGCACCCGGTGTCGACCAGCCTCGTTTGATTGATGAGCACAAAATCGACATTTTACTCGCAGGTGGACGAAGTCTTTACACCGCGATTAAAAAACGCATTGCCTTTGTCGATGTCAATCAAGAGAAAAAAGTGAGTTATGGCGCGTACGGTGGGCTTGAAAATCTTGCCATTGATGTCTGTGCCGCCCTTTCAAACCCTGTTTTTAAACTGGTTGGAAAACAAGCGCCGTGGGACGTGGCATAA
- a CDS encoding chemotaxis protein CheW: protein MSEQSRTSRYNAYIPEVVAYQKALDQLSERWNLLSLLGQMSNIGMDISETRQAFSNLSEQLLQRLSEETVKKLATELGAKAQVAIDILIRNLFERTADIGFLAMDTIICDFARMNHEEQKVSLPSLQNRFLEYIEKYSVYNDVLLFSLDGTLIASTKDEKIGKKIEGSLIYEAIHTSKEYVESFGVFPLVSEKESLLYSYRVCDENGTPLAVLCLVFKFQDEMRVIISNLIENETWADILILDENNGTIYSSDPFHYALRAPQKTALKNFDIIPFAGSEYVAKTQSTKGYQGFYGLGWMGHALMPLFFAFNQKQEHVPFTEGQIKIIKNSSLFSEEFTSIPTKAEAIQRRLDMTIWNGNVQIANQKSGDNSFSKSLLNEISRTGAQTKKTFEESIGNLNWTVVASFINNAAFNAKLAIDIMDRNLYERANDCRWWALSPVFIKAFSAKYKECTTIRKEFGHEITEVLGAINSLYTVYSNLFLFDAQGCVIAVSQEKYAHLIGKRIGAHYIAQTLALKSSKEYVVSPFEKTELYDGKYTYIYSAPIFIEGTKEAQGGIGIVFDAEVQFEAMLRDVVGEDERSFALFLESKTNSVIASTNPAISIGERCVFCDSSDSMVLIKNEYYIIGKGKSQGYREFKCSDGYCNDVTAIVCIKIANQDACVEDVSKHTKKQYLYPKIGASEKTIELSTFWMNGNLFAIESQQIYAALEGQDVTQVIGCDEIYVGMITWNNKTIPVASLAKYFHHNIAYNKELHHIIVLKGSEEKPFGLVIDMVQDSPEVPVRCIDETSQAMMGQQTLTKAIVKADVGQEKAEMLSLLDPLKIEKYLLMDKTISNSEMRVN, encoded by the coding sequence ATGTCAGAGCAAAGCCGTACATCTCGTTATAATGCCTATATTCCCGAAGTTGTAGCATATCAAAAAGCATTGGATCAGCTCTCTGAACGATGGAATTTACTCTCTCTTTTGGGGCAAATGAGTAATATTGGCATGGACATATCAGAGACCAGACAGGCCTTTAGTAATTTGTCAGAGCAACTGTTGCAAAGACTTTCTGAAGAGACTGTCAAAAAACTTGCAACAGAACTTGGCGCAAAAGCACAAGTCGCAATAGATATTTTGATTCGTAATCTTTTTGAGCGTACTGCAGATATTGGTTTTTTAGCGATGGATACGATCATTTGTGACTTTGCTCGCATGAACCACGAGGAGCAGAAAGTCTCTTTACCATCACTACAAAATCGTTTTCTTGAATATATTGAAAAGTACAGTGTTTATAATGATGTTTTGCTCTTTTCTCTTGATGGCACACTCATCGCTTCTACTAAAGATGAAAAGATAGGGAAGAAGATAGAGGGTTCATTGATCTATGAAGCAATACATACATCCAAAGAGTATGTTGAGAGTTTTGGTGTTTTTCCATTAGTCAGTGAAAAAGAGAGTTTATTGTACAGCTACCGCGTGTGTGATGAAAATGGCACACCCCTTGCCGTGCTCTGTTTAGTGTTTAAATTTCAAGATGAGATGCGCGTTATTATCTCCAATCTTATCGAAAATGAGACATGGGCTGACATTCTTATCTTAGATGAAAACAATGGTACGATTTACAGTAGTGACCCTTTTCATTATGCCCTTAGAGCTCCTCAAAAAACTGCACTTAAAAACTTTGATATCATTCCTTTTGCAGGAAGTGAGTATGTGGCGAAAACACAATCAACCAAGGGGTACCAAGGTTTTTATGGACTAGGATGGATGGGGCATGCCCTGATGCCTCTTTTTTTTGCTTTTAATCAAAAACAAGAACATGTCCCTTTTACAGAGGGACAAATAAAAATTATCAAAAATTCTTCGCTTTTTTCTGAAGAGTTTACCAGTATTCCGACGAAAGCTGAAGCAATTCAAAGACGTCTTGATATGACTATTTGGAATGGCAATGTACAAATTGCTAATCAAAAAAGTGGCGATAACTCTTTTTCAAAATCACTTTTAAATGAAATCTCTCGCACGGGAGCACAAACCAAAAAGACGTTTGAAGAGTCCATCGGTAATCTTAACTGGACCGTTGTTGCTTCGTTTATTAATAATGCGGCATTTAATGCAAAACTTGCCATTGATATTATGGATCGAAACCTTTATGAACGTGCCAATGACTGTAGATGGTGGGCTTTAAGTCCTGTATTTATCAAAGCATTTAGTGCCAAATACAAGGAGTGTACGACAATCCGAAAAGAATTTGGACATGAAATCACTGAAGTGCTTGGAGCCATTAATTCTCTTTATACCGTCTATAGTAATCTTTTCTTATTTGATGCACAAGGGTGTGTCATTGCTGTCAGTCAAGAAAAATATGCTCATTTGATCGGTAAGCGTATCGGAGCGCATTACATTGCGCAAACATTAGCACTCAAAAGTTCCAAAGAGTATGTGGTAAGCCCCTTTGAAAAAACAGAACTTTATGATGGAAAATACACCTACATTTATAGTGCGCCCATTTTTATTGAAGGTACAAAAGAAGCACAAGGAGGCATTGGCATTGTCTTTGATGCAGAAGTTCAATTTGAAGCGATGCTTAGAGATGTGGTTGGTGAAGATGAACGTTCCTTTGCTCTTTTCTTAGAAAGTAAAACCAACAGCGTTATTGCGTCAACCAATCCTGCTATCAGTATTGGGGAGCGCTGCGTTTTTTGTGATTCAAGCGATAGCATGGTGCTAATTAAAAATGAGTATTATATTATTGGAAAAGGTAAATCTCAAGGCTATAGGGAGTTCAAATGCAGTGATGGTTACTGCAATGATGTAACCGCCATTGTCTGCATCAAGATAGCAAACCAAGATGCGTGTGTGGAAGATGTTTCAAAACATACTAAAAAGCAATACCTCTATCCAAAAATTGGTGCATCGGAAAAAACGATTGAGCTTTCTACTTTTTGGATGAATGGCAATCTCTTTGCCATCGAAAGCCAGCAGATATACGCAGCTCTTGAGGGGCAAGATGTCACACAAGTGATTGGATGCGATGAAATTTATGTAGGGATGATTACGTGGAATAATAAAACCATTCCCGTAGCTTCTTTAGCAAAATATTTCCATCACAATATTGCGTATAATAAAGAGTTACATCATATTATTGTGCTAAAAGGAAGTGAAGAAAAGCCTTTTGGTTTGGTGATAGACATGGTGCAAGACAGCCCCGAAGTGCCTGTGCGTTGTATAGATGAGACAAGCCAAGCGATGATGGGTCAACAGACCCTCACGAAAGCCATTGTTAAAGCAGATGTGGGACAAGAGAAAGCAGAGATGCTTTCTCTTCTTGATCCTCTTAAAATAGAAAAATATTTACTCATGGACAAAACAATCTCCAACAGTGAAATGAGAGTCAATTAA
- a CDS encoding cytochrome c3 family protein: MIKKIFLIIKNNILLMGLVGILIGLLSSWVLYEGLHRTSDDKFCIVCHEMKPMVAAYHNDVHGGNGKVGIKVSCVTCHLPHDNVIAYIATKARNGVVEGAIHFFGNPDAINWQANRANRAHFVRDEACAGCHTNYKTNDAISEKGHKMHAHYASLKGTDKEISCASCHIEVGHKGLRSMLNYYKPEYEFYKGKLDKQKDEAEKKLAEEMK, encoded by the coding sequence ATGATTAAAAAAATATTTCTCATCATCAAAAATAACATTTTACTAATGGGTTTAGTAGGTATTTTAATAGGGTTACTCAGTTCATGGGTACTTTATGAAGGACTTCATCGTACTAGCGATGATAAATTTTGTATCGTGTGTCATGAAATGAAACCGATGGTTGCAGCCTATCATAATGATGTGCATGGTGGAAACGGTAAAGTGGGCATTAAAGTATCATGTGTTACGTGCCATTTACCTCATGATAATGTCATTGCTTATATTGCTACCAAGGCGAGAAATGGCGTTGTAGAAGGAGCGATTCACTTCTTTGGCAATCCTGATGCGATTAATTGGCAGGCTAACCGTGCCAATAGGGCGCACTTTGTCCGTGATGAAGCATGTGCGGGATGCCATACCAACTACAAAACCAACGATGCGATCAGTGAAAAAGGTCACAAAATGCACGCGCATTATGCTAGCCTCAAAGGAACAGATAAAGAGATAAGTTGTGCCTCTTGTCACATTGAAGTTGGGCATAAAGGGTTAAGAAGCATGCTCAATTATTATAAACCTGAGTATGAGTTTTACAAAGGAAAGTTAGACAAACAAAAAGATGAGGCTGAGAAAAAATTAGCCGAAGAGATGAAGTAA
- the nifN gene encoding nitrogenase iron-molybdenum cofactor biosynthesis protein NifN, producing the protein MSFMNPKEMKTTPMKPLHVNPLKLSQPMGATLAFLGIKNCMPLMHGAQGCASFTKVLFTRHFNDPIAIQTTAVNDITAVIDGGDKGISEAVENITKKVTPDLVGLFTTGMTETKGDDIKGATLLLKEKQKMVYVHTPDFEGGLESGWSLSVQNIITQLIEPTTHVRKDKVLFVPNVNFSPIEVEKLKEALELLDLEVYALPDLSDSLDGHLGVKQGALSSGGISVADIEKLGDAGAVITIGRSVKKCGELFYEKFPQSTHLHFDSLMGLEASDDFYAKLFEFLNCKSVPSVVKRWRARLQDVLLDTHFTLGKAKILIADEPDSAYAMAKALKEAGSTCEAYIAQRSEVQEAFTCKVSIGDLEEVEKALPAMDMLITNYHGERLAHKHHKELLIRGFPNYEQVGIGLRHNILYEGSCIFLCEVTNLLVHH; encoded by the coding sequence ATGAGCTTTATGAATCCCAAAGAGATGAAAACAACCCCAATGAAGCCTTTACATGTAAACCCTCTTAAGCTCTCACAACCGATGGGTGCGACACTCGCCTTTTTGGGCATTAAAAACTGTATGCCTCTGATGCATGGAGCACAAGGGTGTGCTTCCTTTACGAAGGTACTTTTTACCAGACACTTTAACGATCCTATTGCCATTCAAACCACTGCGGTCAATGATATAACTGCGGTCATTGATGGTGGCGACAAAGGTATTTCCGAAGCGGTGGAAAACATTACTAAAAAAGTAACGCCTGATTTGGTTGGGCTTTTTACGACAGGCATGACGGAGACCAAAGGCGATGACATCAAAGGTGCAACGCTTCTGTTAAAAGAGAAGCAAAAAATGGTGTATGTGCATACGCCTGATTTTGAAGGAGGGCTAGAGAGTGGTTGGAGTTTGAGCGTTCAAAACATCATCACCCAACTGATTGAGCCAACCACGCATGTCCGAAAAGATAAAGTTCTTTTTGTCCCCAATGTCAATTTTAGCCCCATTGAAGTTGAAAAACTCAAAGAAGCACTCGAACTTCTGGATTTAGAAGTCTATGCCCTTCCCGATCTGAGCGATTCCCTCGATGGTCATTTGGGTGTGAAGCAAGGAGCCCTTAGCAGTGGAGGCATTAGTGTTGCAGACATCGAAAAACTAGGTGATGCGGGTGCTGTCATCACCATAGGGCGTTCGGTTAAAAAATGTGGCGAACTTTTTTATGAAAAATTCCCTCAAAGTACCCATCTGCATTTTGATAGCCTTATGGGTTTAGAAGCGAGTGATGATTTTTATGCCAAACTGTTTGAATTTTTGAACTGCAAAAGTGTACCCAGTGTCGTCAAACGATGGCGTGCCCGCTTGCAAGATGTGCTCTTAGATACCCATTTTACCCTTGGAAAAGCGAAGATTTTGATCGCGGATGAACCTGATAGTGCGTATGCGATGGCTAAAGCACTCAAAGAAGCTGGAAGTACGTGTGAGGCGTACATCGCGCAGCGCAGTGAAGTGCAAGAAGCCTTTACATGTAAAGTTTCCATTGGCGATTTAGAAGAGGTGGAAAAAGCTCTTCCCGCTATGGATATGCTCATTACCAACTATCATGGTGAGCGTTTAGCGCATAAACATCATAAAGAACTGTTGATTCGAGGCTTTCCCAATTATGAACAAGTCGGTATTGGGCTACGCCATAACATTTTGTATGAAGGTAGCTGCATTTTTTTATGTGAAGTAACCAACCTATTAGTCCATCATTAA